A DNA window from Desulfofalx alkaliphila DSM 12257 contains the following coding sequences:
- a CDS encoding L,D-transpeptidase family protein, translating into MRPLLNIFAIITFVITVSATALCSPKASQAENYHHCWLDCQQNQALMLQQPYMTGPEVSILQLELFELGYYQGIIDGVYGPKTAQVVEDFQRAKNLEPTGVVDADTWNKLAEHLERPVSTENIPPPKGDLAIVVDVVNRTLTVMEDGEPYHQFHVAAGKPKTPSPVGTWHVTRKAKNWGTGFGTRWIGLNVNWGVYGIHGTNKPGSIGSYASHGCIRMHNHKVEQLYPWVEPNTPVYIVGNPFGVPGHTHRTLCRGERGSDVVVVQDYLKRHGYYQQEVDGIFGGGMEQAVLDFRADHNLPRDNQVDYEMYKAMKL; encoded by the coding sequence ATGAGACCGCTACTAAATATATTTGCAATAATCACCTTTGTGATAACAGTTTCTGCCACAGCCCTGTGCAGCCCAAAGGCGTCACAGGCGGAAAACTACCACCACTGCTGGTTAGACTGCCAGCAAAACCAGGCATTGATGCTGCAGCAGCCATATATGACGGGCCCGGAGGTCTCAATACTGCAGCTGGAATTGTTTGAGTTGGGTTATTACCAAGGGATAATTGACGGGGTATATGGGCCCAAAACAGCCCAGGTTGTGGAAGATTTTCAACGGGCTAAAAACTTAGAACCCACCGGTGTCGTAGATGCAGACACCTGGAATAAATTAGCCGAACACCTGGAGCGGCCGGTTTCAACCGAAAATATTCCTCCCCCTAAAGGAGACCTTGCCATTGTTGTGGATGTGGTCAACCGTACCCTCACAGTGATGGAAGACGGTGAACCATACCATCAATTTCATGTGGCCGCAGGTAAGCCAAAAACCCCCAGTCCGGTGGGTACCTGGCATGTAACCCGGAAGGCCAAGAACTGGGGGACAGGATTTGGTACCCGCTGGATAGGGTTGAACGTAAACTGGGGGGTATACGGCATTCACGGCACCAACAAGCCCGGCTCCATCGGCAGCTACGCAAGCCATGGCTGCATCAGAATGCACAACCACAAGGTGGAACAATTATATCCCTGGGTGGAGCCAAATACACCGGTTTATATCGTGGGCAACCCCTTTGGCGTACCCGGCCATACCCACCGCACCCTATGCAGAGGAGAACGGGGATCTGATGTGGTTGTGGTTCAGGATTATTTAAAAAGGCATGGCTATTATCAGCAAGAGGTGGACGGAATTTTTGGCGGGGGTATGGAGCAGGCAGTGCTGGACTTTCGTGCCGACCACAACCTGCCCAGGGACAATCAGGTGGATTATGAGATGTACAAGGCAATGAAATTGTAA
- a CDS encoding GerMN domain-containing protein, with translation MKKKILWRCLTILALLMLAVCLTACGSKGGEEGETAITITPTDEPLMEEPTADSVTVLSDMVDKVNVVLFFANDQGYLVPQNRDVPKVDGLARVTMQELAKGPEANSGLLPTLPPGTQLRDINIRDGLCTVDFTGELKENHPGGSSSEMLTVYSIVNTLTQFASVDRVEILVNGQRIESLGGHLNLMETLERDEYIISSQ, from the coding sequence ATGAAGAAAAAAATACTTTGGCGGTGTTTAACAATCTTGGCACTGCTGATGTTAGCGGTTTGCTTGACAGCCTGCGGAAGCAAAGGTGGGGAGGAGGGGGAAACAGCAATAACAATCACTCCCACCGATGAACCGCTTATGGAGGAGCCCACAGCTGACAGCGTAACGGTGCTTTCAGACATGGTAGACAAGGTTAATGTGGTGCTCTTCTTTGCCAACGATCAAGGGTATTTGGTGCCTCAAAACAGAGACGTGCCAAAGGTTGATGGACTGGCCCGGGTGACAATGCAGGAACTGGCCAAGGGGCCCGAGGCAAATTCCGGTTTGCTGCCCACCCTGCCTCCCGGTACCCAGCTAAGGGACATAAATATCAGGGACGGCTTATGTACGGTGGACTTCACCGGAGAGCTCAAGGAAAACCACCCCGGCGGTTCCAGCAGTGAAATGCTTACCGTTTACTCAATAGTAAACACCTTAACCCAGTTTGCCTCGGTGGACAGGGTGGAGATTTTGGTTAACGGTCAGCGCATAGAGTCATTGGGGGGTCACCTGAATTTAATGGAGACCCTGGAGCGGGATGAGTATATTATTAGCAGCCAGTAA
- a CDS encoding cold shock domain-containing protein, whose protein sequence is MQGKVKWFNAEKGFGFIETGEGEDVFVHFSAIQTEGFKTLEEGQEVTFDVVEGTRGPQAANVVPL, encoded by the coding sequence ATGCAAGGTAAAGTAAAATGGTTTAATGCTGAAAAGGGTTTTGGTTTTATTGAAACCGGAGAAGGTGAAGATGTTTTTGTGCACTTCTCTGCCATTCAAACCGAGGGCTTTAAAACCTTAGAAGAAGGACAAGAGGTAACCTTTGACGTGGTGGAAGGCACCCGTGGCCCACAGGCTGCTAACGTAGTACCTTTGTAA
- a CDS encoding homocysteine S-methyltransferase family protein, producing the protein MIANKILVFDGAMGTMLQKHGLLEDGCPELLNVEEQQAITDIHRKYVAAGANVIETNTFGGNRIKLAEFGLEDRTAELNAAGVKAAKAACDHNTLVALSVGPTGKLMQPSGPLTFNEAYQVFKEQITAGISAGADVICIETMSDLGEARAAVLAAKDAAPHVPVICCMTFQPEGRTLMGTDPVTAVIVLQSLGTDVVGANCSGGPEELRQVIADMYPVSKVPLLVQPNAGLPVLDGDKTIFPLSAEEMGAYAPKLVEAGASLVGSCCGSTPDFTGAIKNAVAGLTPPTPRYQPKTYVTSSTRTLVLGSGQPVRIIGERINPTGKKALSEELRRGTLAKVVQEAVQQVENGADLLDVNVGLPDIDEAEMLVRAVNAVQKVVNVPLQIDSTNVQAVEAALQAYHGKALLNSVNGKEESLSAILPLVKRYGACVLGLCLNEKGIPPKAEERLEVARRIVERAAEYGIPKEDVLIDCLVLTASAQQEEVIETIKAVQLVKEHLGVATVLGVSNVSFGLPNRGLLNSTFLAMALAAGLDAPILNPHHSHMVDTVRAAQVLTYRDVDAKQYIPVYTDYKPSTQNTAQEPKGSHEMLYHAVVNGIKDGVTELVEQNLADGRQVMDVVDKVLVAALDEVGKRYESGEFFLPQLMQSAEVVQIAFNRLRQELPSGGVNKGTVVLATVKGDIHDIGKNIVKVLMENYGYNVIDLGKDVAPEAVVKATKESDAKLVGLSALMTTTIPSMKETIVQLKEANLDCKVMVGGAVLNQRYADLINAHYYARDAREGVQIAQQVYKQ; encoded by the coding sequence ATGATAGCCAATAAAATTTTAGTATTTGACGGAGCCATGGGCACCATGCTACAAAAACACGGCTTGCTGGAAGACGGATGCCCGGAACTGTTAAACGTAGAAGAGCAGCAAGCAATTACCGACATCCACCGTAAATATGTTGCAGCCGGAGCCAATGTCATTGAGACCAACACCTTTGGGGGCAACCGCATTAAGCTGGCGGAATTCGGATTGGAAGACAGAACCGCAGAGTTAAACGCCGCCGGTGTTAAGGCAGCCAAGGCAGCCTGTGACCATAATACCTTGGTGGCCCTTTCGGTGGGACCCACCGGTAAATTGATGCAGCCCAGCGGCCCCTTAACCTTTAATGAGGCTTACCAAGTTTTTAAAGAACAAATTACCGCCGGCATTTCAGCCGGCGCAGATGTAATATGTATAGAAACAATGTCTGATCTGGGAGAGGCCCGGGCAGCGGTGCTGGCTGCAAAAGATGCCGCCCCCCATGTGCCGGTAATTTGCTGCATGACCTTTCAACCTGAAGGCCGCACCCTAATGGGCACCGACCCGGTCACTGCGGTTATTGTGCTGCAATCCTTGGGGACAGATGTTGTGGGAGCCAACTGCTCCGGCGGCCCGGAAGAATTGCGGCAGGTAATTGCAGATATGTACCCGGTGAGCAAGGTACCCTTACTGGTACAGCCCAACGCCGGGCTTCCGGTACTGGATGGAGACAAAACAATCTTTCCCCTCAGTGCCGAAGAAATGGGGGCCTATGCACCAAAATTAGTTGAGGCCGGAGCTTCTTTGGTGGGCAGCTGTTGCGGTTCCACGCCGGACTTTACCGGCGCCATTAAAAATGCAGTGGCCGGCCTAACCCCCCCTACTCCCCGGTACCAACCAAAAACCTACGTCACCTCCAGCACCCGCACCCTTGTTTTGGGCAGCGGGCAGCCGGTGAGAATCATCGGTGAACGCATCAACCCCACCGGCAAAAAGGCACTGTCCGAGGAACTGCGCCGGGGTACACTGGCCAAGGTGGTGCAAGAGGCGGTGCAGCAGGTGGAAAACGGTGCCGATTTACTGGATGTGAACGTCGGCCTGCCTGACATTGACGAGGCTGAAATGTTGGTGCGGGCAGTGAATGCAGTACAAAAGGTAGTTAACGTACCTCTACAAATAGACAGCACCAACGTACAGGCGGTGGAGGCAGCCCTGCAGGCCTATCACGGAAAAGCACTGCTTAATTCGGTCAACGGCAAAGAAGAAAGTCTGTCTGCCATACTTCCGCTGGTTAAACGCTATGGGGCCTGTGTGCTGGGCCTATGCCTAAACGAAAAAGGCATACCCCCCAAGGCCGAGGAGCGTTTAGAGGTGGCCCGCCGCATTGTGGAGCGGGCCGCAGAGTACGGCATACCCAAAGAAGATGTGCTGATAGACTGTTTGGTATTAACAGCCAGCGCCCAACAAGAGGAAGTGATTGAAACCATAAAGGCGGTGCAGTTGGTAAAAGAGCACCTGGGTGTGGCCACTGTGCTGGGGGTGAGTAATGTATCCTTCGGGCTACCCAACAGAGGCCTTTTAAACAGTACCTTTTTAGCCATGGCACTGGCAGCAGGGTTAGATGCACCGATATTAAACCCCCATCACAGCCATATGGTTGACACCGTCAGGGCTGCCCAGGTGTTAACTTACCGTGATGTGGATGCTAAACAATATATCCCGGTGTACACTGACTATAAGCCCTCCACCCAAAACACAGCCCAGGAGCCCAAGGGCAGCCATGAAATGCTTTATCACGCGGTGGTTAACGGCATTAAAGACGGGGTAACTGAACTGGTGGAGCAAAACCTGGCCGACGGCAGGCAGGTGATGGATGTGGTGGATAAGGTGCTGGTGGCTGCACTGGATGAGGTGGGCAAAAGATATGAAAGCGGTGAATTTTTCCTGCCCCAATTGATGCAGTCTGCCGAGGTGGTGCAAATAGCCTTTAACCGCCTACGCCAAGAGCTGCCGTCGGGCGGAGTAAATAAAGGCACTGTGGTGCTGGCCACCGTCAAAGGTGACATCCACGACATCGGTAAAAATATTGTTAAAGTATTGATGGAGAACTACGGCTATAATGTAATCGATCTAGGCAAAGACGTAGCCCCGGAGGCCGTTGTAAAAGCCACCAAAGAAAGTGATGCCAAGTTGGTAGGTTTAAGCGCCTTGATGACCACCACCATCCCCAGCATGAAGGAAACCATCGTGCAGTTAAAGGAAGCCAATTTGGACTGTAAAGTAATGGTGGGCGGCGCAGTACTAAACCAGCGCTATGCCGACTTAATTAACGCCCACTATTATGCCCGGGATGCCAGAGAAGGGGTACAAATAGCCCAGCAGGTTTATAAACAGTAG
- a CDS encoding vitamin B12 dependent-methionine synthase activation domain-containing protein, which produces MYIDKDQVLRYLGYKPESTRYSQQMLEKIDYYILLGTTLLEPNTTHRIFNRVHLDHRGVLLQEADLLLPGKDISDHLRYAKKVCIVAATIGPQLEAEVSKLFKQGEYAAGTILDAVGTDAVEKVADRLQESLKASAMKQGYKLTWRFCSGYGDFPVTVQPQLLKAVNAQSIGITVTDSCMLLPQKSIIGVVGFTPGDMDTPVMDKCSHCQAENCAYRNRGDKCAKTTRNDSQ; this is translated from the coding sequence ATGTATATAGACAAAGACCAAGTACTGCGTTATTTAGGATACAAGCCTGAAAGCACCCGGTATAGTCAGCAAATGTTAGAAAAAATTGATTACTACATATTATTGGGCACCACCTTGCTGGAACCCAACACCACACACCGCATTTTTAACAGGGTGCACCTGGACCACAGGGGAGTATTGCTGCAGGAAGCGGATTTGCTGCTGCCGGGGAAGGATATCTCTGACCATTTGAGGTATGCTAAAAAAGTATGTATTGTGGCCGCCACCATAGGGCCGCAGTTAGAGGCTGAAGTATCTAAACTGTTTAAACAGGGTGAATATGCCGCCGGCACCATTTTAGATGCGGTGGGCACCGACGCTGTGGAAAAGGTGGCTGACCGCCTGCAGGAAAGTCTAAAGGCCTCGGCCATGAAACAAGGCTACAAGCTTACCTGGCGCTTTTGCAGCGGCTATGGGGATTTTCCGGTCACTGTGCAGCCACAATTACTGAAAGCAGTCAATGCACAAAGCATCGGTATCACCGTTACCGACAGCTGCATGCTGCTGCCACAAAAAAGTATCATTGGCGTTGTCGGTTTTACCCCCGGAGATATGGATACCCCGGTGATGGATAAATGCAGTCATTGTCAGGCCGAAAACTGCGCCTATCGAAACAGAGGTGATAAATGTGCCAAAACTACAAGAAATGATAGCCAATAA
- a CDS encoding LysM peptidoglycan-binding domain-containing protein — translation MQQGGFIKISLFSLLFVGLLFFAGPRAEAGSQYYTVQAGDSLWLIAQRHHTSVNQLKKENNLMGDEIWVGQQLLIPGSGETEPKGQVYTVKPGDSLFFIARDFGTTINELKTANNLTGDEIWVGQELLIPSKGPVQPKPDESQLQNYTVVAGDSLFFIAQRFNTTVDLLININGLSDTTIYVGQQLKVPSRGSSNPPPQSEGWDIPAGVALYRVQSGDNLYSIARKYGSTVDAVLKTNKMKKDFITPGQPLFVPINSSEPVYGIAAPKGPKKAGYGELLDWEYANWLFNHDSTGTLNDLQSGRTFKVTRIGGGNHADLEPLTAQDTAIMKEIYGGQWSWATRPVILMFEGREIAASMNGMPHGFDTVPNNNFNGMFCLHFLNSRTHNTNQVDPSHRQSVLRAAGQ, via the coding sequence TTGCAACAAGGTGGGTTTATTAAAATTTCTCTCTTTTCGTTACTTTTTGTGGGTTTATTGTTTTTTGCCGGGCCAAGGGCAGAGGCCGGTTCCCAGTATTATACCGTACAAGCGGGGGACAGCCTTTGGTTAATTGCCCAAAGACATCATACCTCTGTCAACCAATTAAAGAAAGAAAACAATTTAATGGGCGATGAAATTTGGGTAGGCCAACAATTGCTTATCCCCGGATCAGGGGAAACAGAGCCCAAGGGCCAGGTGTACACCGTTAAGCCGGGGGACAGTTTGTTCTTCATTGCCAGGGATTTTGGCACCACCATTAATGAGCTAAAGACTGCCAACAATCTCACCGGGGACGAAATTTGGGTGGGGCAAGAGTTGCTTATCCCAAGTAAAGGGCCGGTGCAGCCCAAACCCGATGAAAGCCAGTTACAAAATTATACCGTCGTTGCCGGAGACAGTTTGTTTTTCATTGCCCAGCGTTTCAATACCACGGTGGACCTGTTGATAAATATTAACGGGCTATCCGATACAACAATATACGTGGGTCAGCAATTGAAAGTCCCGTCCCGGGGCTCTTCAAATCCACCGCCACAATCTGAAGGTTGGGATATTCCTGCAGGGGTGGCCCTCTACCGGGTACAGTCCGGCGATAACCTTTATTCCATTGCCCGTAAATACGGTTCCACCGTGGATGCGGTATTAAAAACCAATAAGATGAAAAAAGATTTTATTACACCGGGCCAGCCCTTATTTGTGCCCATTAACTCAAGTGAACCGGTATACGGCATTGCGGCTCCCAAGGGGCCTAAAAAAGCCGGGTACGGAGAGTTGTTGGATTGGGAATACGCCAACTGGTTATTTAACCATGACAGCACCGGTACCCTTAATGACTTACAAAGCGGACGCACCTTTAAGGTAACTCGCATCGGCGGCGGCAACCATGCCGACTTAGAGCCGCTCACCGCCCAGGATACCGCCATAATGAAAGAAATATACGGCGGCCAGTGGAGCTGGGCCACCAGACCGGTTATTCTGATGTTTGAAGGGCGGGAAATTGCAGCCTCAATGAACGGTATGCCCCACGGTTTTGACACCGTACCCAATAACAATTTTAACGGCATGTTTTGCCTGCACTTCTTAAACAGCCGCACCCACAACACCAATCAGGTGGACCCGTCCCACCGGCAATCGGTATTAAGGGCTGCGGGGCAGTAG
- a CDS encoding NAD(P)-binding protein: MNEQQTTDKKMTGAVMVVGGGISGMQSSLDLAEAGYSVYLVEKKPAIGGTMARLDKTFPTNDCAMCIMSPKLVDTGRHKDINIIAGAEVLDVTGEPGNFKVKLHKKARYVELAKCTGCGECATVCPVELKDQFNGELASRKAIYKLYAQATPNAFAVEKRGVAPCTAACPAGINVQGYVQLIKSGKFIEAWKMIYRDNPLPAICGRVCAHPCESACNRKDIDQTVQIQKLKRLASDIAYENMDSLPLPEKEGEREERVAVIGSGPAGLTAAHYLALKGYKVTIFEALPVSGGMMRVGIPEYRLPKKWVDLEVQLIERLGVEIKYNTALGKDITIDQLFSDGYKAIFLAVGAHKGIKMRTPGDDLDGVVEAVSMLRKFNLGEKVNLGRKVLVVGGGNVAMDAARSAVRLGAEEVHVLYRRTREEMPAADEEVEEAMEEGVKFHFRTVIKEIKGKNGKVNEVVTQSVVAMVKNEQGRWVPQFGDEVTKWDNVDTVIAAIGQSPDLSFVGDKPLANQWGNRIEADPDTLATNVPGIFAGGDVQTGPALLIDAIGAGKRAAESIHRYIQGEDLRANRQFKVPEEKISPLRQKADEVEVQAAVPMNYADPAERAKDLREVALGYTAEQAQQEAERCLNCAVCSDCLQCVDVCVAKAIDHSMVDEEVEIDVGAVILSPGFETFDAANLEYYRYNEYPNVITSIQFERILSASGPYEGHMVRPSDSKEPKKIAWIQCVGSRNEKQCKGYCSSVCCMYAIKQCVIAKEHSRDPLETDIFFMDMRTHGKDFERYYDRARNEHGVNFIRSRIYEIQEANDGSNDLIIRYSNEDGSITTQRYDLVVLSVGLSPNSDAVKLAEAAGIELNDYGFCLTDEFTPGCTSRPGIYVGGAFCEPKDIPETAVDASSAAAHASRLLAPVRGTMIKTQEYPPERDVTGEEPRVGVFVCNCGINIGSVVKVPEVVEYARGLDNVVYAEEFLFSCSADNIAKIKEAIVEQNLNRVVVSSCTPRTHAPLFQASLREAGINPYLYEHANIREHVSWVHRDQPERATEKAKDLVKMAVAKVKLLKPVQTSVIDINRRALVVGGGVAGMSNALSLAEQGFAVTLVEKTGELGGHARHIHYTINGNNPVALVEDLVAKVTGNDKIDLVLNAQVSEVSGYLGNYRTLLKLDDGSTVEVEHGAVVIATGAEAVVPNEYLYGEHPAVLTQQQLEEKIVNSQLNAKTYVMIQCVGSRQDDRPYCSRICCTQAVKNALKIKEQQPDARIFVLYRDIRTYGFKEKYYTKARQQGVIFIRYSLDDKPQVTAKGDQVSVLVTDPVLGQPISIDADLLVLSSGIEPKKDNEVLSQHFKVPLTTDGFFSEAHMKLRPVDFAADGLYLCGLAHGPKTIDESIAQANAAAVRAVTLLSKPGLESLGITATVDEELCRGCGLCVEVCPYSARVLDERTKVAWVREVLCQGCGACVAVCPSGACQQKGFEKDQMLSMMDAVLG, encoded by the coding sequence ATGAATGAACAGCAAACGACCGATAAAAAAATGACCGGTGCTGTAATGGTTGTAGGCGGCGGAATATCCGGTATGCAATCTTCGTTGGATTTAGCTGAAGCTGGTTACAGTGTGTACTTGGTGGAGAAAAAACCGGCCATTGGGGGCACAATGGCCCGTTTAGATAAAACTTTCCCCACCAACGACTGTGCCATGTGTATTATGTCTCCCAAGTTGGTGGATACCGGCAGGCATAAAGATATAAATATTATTGCTGGGGCAGAAGTGCTGGATGTGACCGGTGAACCGGGCAATTTTAAAGTTAAACTACATAAAAAGGCCCGCTATGTAGAACTGGCCAAGTGTACCGGATGCGGTGAGTGTGCCACCGTTTGTCCGGTGGAGTTAAAAGACCAATTTAACGGTGAACTGGCCAGCCGCAAAGCAATTTATAAACTGTATGCCCAAGCTACCCCCAATGCTTTTGCAGTGGAAAAGCGTGGGGTTGCCCCATGTACTGCTGCGTGTCCGGCGGGTATTAACGTTCAGGGTTATGTACAGTTAATAAAGTCAGGCAAGTTTATAGAAGCCTGGAAAATGATTTACCGTGACAACCCCCTGCCGGCAATATGTGGACGGGTTTGTGCCCACCCCTGTGAGTCTGCATGTAACCGTAAAGATATAGACCAAACGGTGCAGATACAAAAATTAAAGCGCCTGGCTTCTGACATAGCCTATGAAAACATGGACTCACTGCCCTTGCCGGAAAAAGAGGGTGAACGGGAAGAAAGAGTAGCCGTTATCGGCTCCGGCCCTGCCGGTTTAACAGCGGCCCACTACCTGGCCCTAAAGGGCTATAAGGTAACCATATTTGAAGCGCTACCGGTGTCGGGCGGTATGATGAGAGTGGGTATTCCGGAATACCGCCTGCCTAAAAAATGGGTAGACTTAGAAGTGCAGTTAATAGAAAGATTAGGGGTAGAAATTAAGTACAACACTGCCCTCGGTAAAGATATTACCATAGATCAACTGTTTAGTGACGGTTATAAGGCAATCTTCTTGGCCGTCGGTGCCCATAAAGGTATTAAAATGCGCACCCCCGGCGATGATTTAGACGGCGTTGTGGAAGCGGTTTCCATGCTGCGCAAGTTTAATTTAGGCGAAAAGGTAAATCTGGGTCGCAAGGTGCTGGTGGTGGGCGGCGGTAACGTGGCCATGGACGCAGCCCGTTCAGCTGTGCGACTGGGAGCGGAAGAGGTACATGTTCTCTACCGCCGTACCCGGGAAGAAATGCCGGCAGCCGATGAAGAAGTGGAAGAAGCCATGGAAGAGGGCGTAAAGTTTCACTTCAGAACGGTTATTAAGGAGATTAAGGGCAAAAACGGCAAGGTAAATGAAGTGGTTACCCAAAGTGTAGTGGCCATGGTGAAAAATGAGCAGGGTAGATGGGTGCCTCAATTCGGCGATGAAGTTACTAAGTGGGATAATGTTGATACAGTAATTGCAGCCATCGGCCAGTCCCCTGACTTATCCTTTGTGGGTGACAAACCCCTGGCCAACCAGTGGGGCAACCGCATTGAAGCGGATCCGGATACACTGGCCACCAACGTGCCCGGCATCTTTGCCGGCGGTGACGTGCAAACCGGTCCGGCTTTGCTGATAGATGCCATTGGTGCCGGTAAGCGGGCGGCTGAAAGTATTCACCGCTACATCCAGGGTGAAGATCTGCGCGCCAATCGCCAGTTTAAAGTTCCTGAAGAAAAGATTTCCCCGCTGCGCCAAAAGGCAGACGAGGTAGAGGTGCAAGCTGCCGTGCCCATGAACTATGCTGACCCGGCAGAACGGGCTAAAGACCTGCGCGAGGTGGCCCTGGGATATACTGCAGAACAGGCCCAGCAGGAGGCAGAACGCTGCCTTAACTGTGCTGTCTGTTCCGACTGCTTACAGTGTGTTGACGTGTGTGTGGCCAAAGCCATCGACCACAGCATGGTGGATGAAGAGGTTGAAATTGATGTGGGCGCCGTGATTTTAAGTCCCGGATTTGAAACCTTTGATGCTGCTAATTTGGAATACTATCGCTATAATGAATACCCCAACGTGATCACCAGTATACAATTTGAGCGGATACTTTCGGCCTCCGGGCCCTATGAGGGCCATATGGTGCGCCCCTCTGACAGTAAAGAACCAAAGAAAATTGCCTGGATTCAATGTGTGGGCTCCCGGAATGAAAAACAGTGTAAGGGATACTGTTCTTCGGTTTGTTGCATGTATGCCATAAAGCAGTGTGTGATAGCCAAAGAGCACAGCCGTGACCCACTGGAAACAGATATTTTCTTTATGGATATGCGTACCCATGGTAAAGATTTTGAGCGCTACTATGATCGGGCCCGCAACGAACACGGTGTTAACTTTATCCGTTCCAGAATTTATGAGATACAGGAGGCAAATGACGGCAGCAACGACTTGATCATTCGTTACTCCAACGAAGACGGCTCCATCACTACCCAGCGCTATGACCTGGTGGTGCTGTCGGTGGGTCTCAGCCCCAACAGCGATGCCGTTAAACTGGCAGAAGCGGCAGGTATTGAGTTAAACGATTATGGTTTTTGTTTAACCGATGAGTTTACACCGGGCTGCACATCCCGACCCGGAATCTATGTGGGCGGAGCTTTTTGTGAGCCTAAGGATATTCCTGAAACAGCGGTGGATGCCAGCTCTGCGGCAGCCCATGCATCACGCCTGCTGGCTCCGGTAAGGGGCACCATGATTAAAACTCAGGAGTACCCGCCTGAGCGGGATGTAACCGGTGAAGAACCGCGGGTAGGCGTGTTTGTTTGCAACTGTGGTATTAACATTGGCAGCGTTGTCAAGGTGCCCGAGGTGGTAGAGTATGCCCGGGGACTGGATAACGTTGTATACGCTGAAGAATTTTTGTTCTCTTGCTCAGCGGACAACATTGCAAAAATTAAAGAGGCCATTGTGGAGCAAAACTTAAATAGAGTGGTGGTATCATCTTGTACGCCGCGTACCCACGCGCCCTTGTTCCAAGCAAGCCTGAGGGAAGCCGGCATTAACCCCTATTTATACGAGCATGCCAATATTAGGGAACACGTGTCCTGGGTACACCGGGATCAACCGGAGCGAGCCACCGAGAAGGCCAAGGACTTGGTGAAAATGGCTGTGGCCAAGGTGAAGCTGCTTAAGCCTGTTCAAACATCGGTTATTGACATTAATCGTCGGGCCCTGGTGGTGGGCGGCGGCGTGGCGGGCATGTCCAATGCCCTCTCGCTTGCCGAGCAAGGTTTTGCTGTCACCCTGGTGGAAAAAACCGGAGAACTGGGCGGCCATGCAAGACACATTCACTACACCATAAACGGCAACAATCCGGTGGCTTTGGTGGAAGATTTAGTGGCAAAGGTGACCGGTAACGATAAAATAGACCTGGTGCTCAACGCCCAGGTGTCTGAGGTGAGCGGTTACTTAGGCAACTATCGTACCCTGCTAAAGCTGGATGACGGCAGCACGGTGGAAGTAGAGCACGGTGCTGTGGTTATAGCCACCGGCGCCGAAGCGGTGGTACCCAATGAGTACCTCTACGGTGAACACCCGGCTGTGCTCACCCAGCAGCAGTTAGAAGAAAAAATAGTAAACTCCCAGTTAAATGCAAAAACATATGTAATGATCCAGTGTGTTGGTTCTCGCCAAGACGACAGGCCCTATTGCAGCCGTATTTGCTGCACCCAGGCTGTTAAAAACGCCCTTAAAATTAAGGAGCAGCAGCCGGATGCCAGGATATTTGTACTGTATCGTGATATCAGAACCTATGGTTTTAAAGAAAAATATTATACCAAGGCAAGGCAGCAGGGGGTTATCTTCATTCGCTACAGCTTAGATGATAAACCCCAGGTAACTGCCAAGGGTGATCAGGTTTCTGTGCTGGTAACCGATCCGGTGCTGGGCCAGCCCATAAGCATTGATGCGGATTTACTGGTCTTGTCCAGCGGCATTGAACCGAAGAAGGACAACGAGGTGTTAAGCCAGCACTTTAAGGTGCCGTTAACCACAGACGGATTCTTCTCTGAAGCCCACATGAAATTGCGTCCGGTGGACTTTGCTGCCGACGGGCTGTACCTTTGCGGTCTGGCCCATGGGCCTAAGACCATTGATGAAAGTATTGCCCAGGCCAATGCTGCGGCAGTACGGGCAGTGACCCTCTTGTCTAAACCGGGCCTAGAATCACTGGGTATTACCGCCACAGTGGACGAAGAACTGTGTAGAGGCTGCGGCCTGTGCGTAGAAGTCTGCCCATACAGTGCCAGGGTGCTGGATGAGCGCACCAAGGTGGCTTGGGTACGGGAAGTGCTTTGCCAGGGCTGCGGTGCCTGCGTGGCAGTTTGCCCCAGTGGCGCTTGCCAACAAAAAGGCTTTGAAAAGGATCAAATGCTCAGCATGATGGATGCAGTATTAGGTTAA